From a region of the Pseudonocardia sp. T1-2H genome:
- a CDS encoding MCE family protein has product MGVLMIGVLVGLFALAAAFYAQAFRSTVPVTLVANRAGLVMAPGNDVKLRGISVGEVTAIQEAGGDAVLSLGLDPDRVADIPANVTAQIVPATLFGTKYVALSEPERPSRARIAANAVLRNESVTVEVNNVFDNLAMVLNSVDPAKINATLGEIALALDGRGDEIAGLASNANAYLARINGKLPTLRRDLVALADVTQIYAGVAPDVLRVLDNATASGHTIVDQAEELDAFLLDVTTLGQVGREVLAQNQHEFITALEVLRPTTGLLRAYEPGLTCFIEGLDYTRQVLEPALGGVSPELRLATTLTIGQKAYEYPRDLPKVEADNPPACYGLPVLEEHERPSPYVPTDTGTNPNASNSNEFAVEAPPFELLFGPPRPGSSPATTTGGAR; this is encoded by the coding sequence GTGGGCGTCCTCATGATCGGCGTACTGGTTGGCCTGTTCGCCCTGGCCGCCGCGTTCTACGCGCAGGCCTTCCGGTCGACGGTTCCGGTCACACTTGTGGCAAATCGCGCGGGGCTGGTGATGGCCCCGGGCAACGACGTAAAGCTGCGAGGCATCAGTGTCGGCGAGGTAACCGCCATCCAGGAGGCCGGCGGGGACGCCGTTCTCAGTCTCGGCTTGGACCCGGACAGGGTCGCCGATATTCCGGCCAACGTCACTGCCCAGATCGTCCCCGCCACGCTGTTCGGAACCAAATACGTGGCCCTGTCCGAGCCTGAGCGGCCCAGCCGCGCCCGGATCGCGGCGAACGCGGTGCTCCGGAACGAAAGCGTCACTGTCGAGGTGAACAACGTCTTCGACAATTTGGCAATGGTGCTCAACTCGGTCGACCCAGCGAAGATCAACGCAACGCTCGGAGAGATCGCTCTTGCCCTTGACGGTCGGGGTGACGAGATCGCCGGGCTTGCCAGCAACGCGAACGCCTACCTGGCGCGTATCAATGGGAAGCTGCCCACCCTGCGTCGTGACCTCGTCGCACTCGCTGATGTCACGCAGATCTACGCCGGGGTCGCCCCCGATGTGCTCCGCGTCCTCGACAATGCGACCGCCTCCGGTCACACCATCGTCGACCAGGCCGAGGAGCTCGATGCGTTCCTGCTCGACGTGACCACGTTGGGGCAGGTCGGGCGTGAGGTACTAGCCCAGAACCAGCACGAATTCATCACTGCACTCGAGGTGCTGCGCCCGACCACTGGACTGCTCAGGGCGTACGAGCCGGGCTTGACCTGCTTCATCGAAGGGTTGGACTACACCCGCCAGGTACTGGAACCGGCCCTTGGCGGAGTATCTCCGGAGCTCCGGCTCGCGACAACGTTGACCATCGGCCAGAAGGCCTACGAGTACCCGCGGGACCTGCCCAAGGTCGAGGCTGATAACCCTCCTGCCTGTTACGGGCTTCCGGTGCTCGAAGAGCACGAGCGCCCGAGCCCATACGTTCCGACGGACACGGGCACCAACCCGAATGCGAGCAACAGCAATGAGTTCGCGGTCGAAGCCCCCCCGTTCGAGTTGCTCTTTGGTCCGCCCAGGCCCGGCTCCAGCCCGGCGACCACGACTGGGGGAGCCCGATGA
- a CDS encoding MlaE family ABC transporter permease, protein MARRSATSTLKRVAGGPVRILDVLGQQGLFYGRVVTSLPTTLRLYKKELIRLIAELGMGSGALALVGGSAAIVASITYFAGGVAAAQGFESSNNIGVGSMSPLLAAYFTIRISTPVLAGVALAVTIGAATTSQIGAMRISEEIDALEVMSVPPLRYLVTTRVLAGLIVITPLYVFASLAGFLADYFILVFFYESGAGNFRHYFFLYLDPLDIVFAYIQIVAMVVVVMFIHTYYGYNASGGPAEVGEAVGKSVRSSLSAVMVVNLLVAMALYANFNTFHLAG, encoded by the coding sequence ATGGCACGCAGGAGTGCGACCAGCACGCTGAAGCGCGTCGCGGGTGGGCCCGTCCGGATCTTGGATGTGCTGGGCCAGCAGGGTCTGTTCTACGGACGAGTGGTGACCTCGTTACCGACCACTCTGCGCTTGTACAAGAAAGAGCTGATCCGGCTCATCGCCGAGTTGGGTATGGGATCTGGGGCGCTCGCGCTAGTCGGCGGCTCGGCGGCCATCGTTGCCTCGATAACGTACTTCGCCGGCGGCGTTGCCGCTGCGCAGGGCTTCGAGTCCTCCAACAACATCGGGGTCGGCTCGATGAGCCCGCTGCTCGCAGCCTACTTTACCATCCGAATCTCCACGCCTGTACTGGCTGGTGTCGCGTTGGCTGTGACCATCGGCGCGGCCACCACGTCGCAGATCGGTGCTATGCGGATCTCCGAGGAGATCGACGCGCTCGAGGTCATGTCGGTACCCCCGCTGCGGTACCTCGTCACGACGCGGGTGCTCGCTGGGCTGATCGTGATCACGCCGCTCTATGTCTTCGCCTCGTTGGCGGGCTTTCTCGCCGACTATTTCATCCTCGTCTTCTTCTACGAATCGGGCGCGGGCAATTTCAGGCACTACTTCTTCCTCTACCTTGACCCACTCGACATCGTCTTCGCCTACATCCAGATCGTGGCGATGGTAGTTGTCGTGATGTTCATCCACACCTACTACGGCTACAACGCATCCGGCGGCCCGGCCGAAGTCGGCGAGGCGGTTGGGAAGTCGGTGCGGTCTTCGTTGTCCGCGGTGATGGTTGTCAACCTGCTGGTAGCGATGGCCCTATACGCCAACTTCAACACCTTCCACCTGGCGGGCTGA
- a CDS encoding YciI family protein — protein sequence MPLFAVIWRYTEDTQRVDEVRPLHRKYLSDLVQRGIVREAGPWSDGTGGLLVFDTADEAELKSLLDDDPCTTSGVLVEQRIHEWKVLVGPLSDRSSA from the coding sequence ATGCCGCTGTTCGCAGTGATCTGGCGTTACACCGAGGACACGCAGCGGGTGGACGAGGTGCGTCCGCTCCATCGAAAGTACCTGAGCGATCTGGTTCAGCGGGGAATCGTGCGTGAGGCAGGGCCGTGGTCCGACGGCACCGGCGGCCTGTTAGTTTTTGATACCGCCGACGAGGCGGAGCTGAAATCGCTGCTCGATGACGATCCGTGCACCACCAGCGGGGTCCTCGTTGAGCAGCGGATTCACGAGTGGAAGGTCCTTGTGGGGCCATTGAGTGATAGATCGAGCGCATGA
- a CDS encoding MCE family protein, giving the protein MSVRSDVIKVVGFLLLGLFFGGLLWVTLARSTVGIGSSSYVADFTDVSGLEAGDVVRVAGVRVGQVTDVAVGGDDQIKVEFEVAHSQPVLSGTRLLVRYENLLGDRFLELTDGPGSTSLQPADRIIPANRTSPALDLDVLLNGFKPLFQGLQPDQINALATNIVSTLQGRAGTVDSLLRHTASLSGTLADRDQVIGQVITNLNTVLGTVDSRDQQLSMTLDQLQRLVSGLSEDHQAIGSAIEQINGFAGDLAGLLDQARPPLRGTVEQLNRTATVLDDNRDSLNAVLAQIPVAYQSLTRTATYGSFFNFYLCSVQVKVTGPDGQPITSPVIGSNQNTPRCRLP; this is encoded by the coding sequence ATGAGCGTGCGATCCGATGTGATAAAGGTTGTGGGCTTTCTGCTTCTGGGCCTGTTCTTCGGTGGCCTGCTGTGGGTGACCTTGGCGCGCTCTACCGTCGGCATCGGCTCGAGCTCCTACGTGGCGGACTTCACCGACGTCAGCGGACTGGAAGCGGGCGACGTTGTACGCGTCGCCGGTGTCCGGGTCGGTCAAGTCACCGATGTCGCCGTGGGAGGCGATGACCAGATCAAGGTGGAGTTCGAGGTCGCGCACAGCCAGCCGGTCCTGAGTGGCACCCGGCTGCTCGTTCGCTACGAGAATCTCCTCGGTGATCGCTTCCTCGAGCTCACCGACGGTCCCGGATCGACGAGCCTCCAGCCGGCGGACCGGATCATCCCGGCCAACCGAACCTCCCCGGCACTGGATCTCGACGTCTTACTCAATGGTTTCAAACCGCTGTTCCAGGGCCTGCAGCCGGACCAGATCAACGCGCTGGCCACCAACATAGTCAGTACGTTGCAGGGCAGGGCGGGCACTGTGGACTCGCTGCTGCGGCACACGGCGTCGCTGTCAGGCACATTGGCCGACCGAGACCAGGTTATCGGCCAGGTGATCACCAACCTGAACACCGTGCTGGGCACCGTCGATTCCCGTGACCAGCAGCTGTCCATGACTCTGGACCAGCTTCAGCGGCTGGTGTCCGGGCTCTCCGAGGATCATCAGGCCATCGGCTCGGCGATCGAGCAGATCAACGGTTTCGCCGGCGACCTGGCCGGGCTGCTCGACCAGGCCCGGCCGCCGCTACGCGGCACGGTGGAGCAGCTCAACCGCACTGCGACGGTCCTCGACGACAACCGCGACTCGCTCAACGCCGTCCTCGCGCAGATCCCGGTGGCTTACCAGAGCCTGACCCGCACCGCGACCTATGGCTCGTTCTTCAACTTCTACCTGTGCAGTGTCCAGGTGAAGGTGACCGGACCGGACGGACAACCGATCACCTCACCGGTAATCGGATCCAACCAGAACACACCGAGGTGCCGCCTCCCATGA
- a CDS encoding MCE family protein, with the protein MSPAIGRSPRIGVAVAATVMALTSCRFAGVDTLPLPGTVGTGAGSYSVQVELVDIGNLRPNAQVRVGDVPVGTVTALSTRDWHAVATVQLGAAVQMPANATATVGQNSLLGASYLEITPATGEQPTGSLAAGDIIPLARTNAYPTTEQVLAAASVILNGGGLNQLETITKELRRALGGENGAVKDLIPQLETFVAGLDAQRDDIVDTLDGLNQLSTTLAGQTQVIGNALEQLGPALQVLERERTDMTGTLVSLDRLGSTASSIIDASQQDLVANLNDLEPVLRSLADANKSLVDSLGLALSVPFPVATVPNACRGDYCNISLTIDLTLNKLDASWLSGTPLQGSLYAVQNMLSGSAPGTAGEAENPLLAPLGSGSSAGPAMPPSGNEPSAPGDSPTSGDLSPTPTPQPEPLPDEGVVGRILGGGQ; encoded by the coding sequence ATGAGCCCCGCCATCGGACGGTCACCGCGGATCGGCGTCGCGGTCGCAGCAACCGTCATGGCTCTCACGAGCTGTCGATTCGCTGGCGTCGACACACTGCCGCTACCTGGCACGGTGGGCACCGGCGCGGGGTCGTATTCGGTGCAGGTGGAGCTGGTTGACATCGGCAACCTAAGGCCTAACGCCCAGGTCAGGGTCGGGGACGTACCGGTCGGTACGGTCACCGCACTGAGCACCAGGGACTGGCATGCCGTCGCCACCGTCCAGCTCGGCGCGGCGGTCCAGATGCCCGCCAACGCCACCGCAACCGTCGGGCAGAACAGCCTGCTCGGCGCGTCCTACCTCGAGATAACCCCGGCGACCGGGGAGCAGCCCACCGGCAGCCTCGCCGCCGGCGACATCATCCCGCTCGCCCGAACGAACGCCTACCCGACCACGGAACAGGTTCTCGCCGCGGCGTCGGTCATCCTCAACGGCGGTGGATTGAACCAGCTGGAGACAATCACCAAAGAGCTCCGGCGGGCGCTGGGCGGCGAGAACGGCGCCGTCAAAGACTTGATACCGCAGCTGGAGACATTCGTCGCCGGGCTGGACGCACAACGCGACGACATTGTCGACACGCTGGACGGCCTTAACCAACTCTCCACCACGCTGGCCGGCCAGACCCAGGTCATCGGGAACGCGCTCGAACAGCTGGGTCCAGCTTTGCAGGTACTCGAGCGAGAACGAACCGACATGACCGGAACGCTGGTTTCCCTCGACAGGCTCGGCAGCACGGCCTCGTCGATCATCGACGCCAGCCAGCAGGACCTCGTTGCCAACCTGAATGATCTGGAACCGGTCCTCCGTTCGCTGGCAGACGCCAACAAGTCCCTGGTCGATTCGCTGGGCCTCGCGCTGTCCGTCCCGTTCCCGGTCGCGACCGTTCCCAACGCATGCCGGGGCGATTACTGCAACATCAGCCTGACGATCGACCTGACGCTCAACAAGCTGGATGCGTCATGGTTGTCCGGCACTCCGCTGCAGGGCTCGCTCTATGCCGTGCAGAACATGCTGAGCGGGAGTGCGCCGGGTACCGCCGGCGAGGCGGAGAATCCGCTGCTCGCCCCACTGGGGTCGGGTAGCTCAGCAGGGCCAGCCATGCCACCGAGCGGGAACGAACCGAGCGCACCCGGCGACTCTCCGACATCAGGTGATCTCTCGCCTACCCCGACGCCGCAACCCGAGCCGCTCCCCGACGAGGGCGTCGTCGGCCGAATCCTGGGAGGCGGGCAGTGA
- a CDS encoding VOC family protein, translated as MTSVQNAAHPSAHAASPPRFELAHMAHAELFTPDMEGSLWFFTQLLGMRETARNKGSVYLRCYEDPYHHSLKLTERDQPGLGNLGWRTTSADALERRAAALDKAGLGKGWTKGDLGVGRTFAFESPDGHPMELVWEVEKFSAPPDQRSKILTRRSKRPLQGLPPRRLDHVNLMASDVTTQKELFEKTLGFGTRERVVDAAAGGTEIGAWMSVNILGHEMAIMLDQTGSRGRLHHLAFWYGVPQHNTDAAELCREYGIQIEAGPDVHGITQGAFLYVFEPGGNRIELFGNSGILEMEPDFETVTWDLSDFDTALAIGGATLPAETYFVYGTPANPDQDKLLTPWSAR; from the coding sequence ATGACCTCAGTACAAAACGCAGCGCACCCCTCAGCGCATGCCGCTTCGCCGCCGCGGTTCGAGTTGGCGCACATGGCCCACGCCGAGCTGTTCACCCCGGACATGGAGGGCAGCCTGTGGTTCTTCACCCAGCTGCTGGGCATGCGGGAGACGGCCCGGAACAAGGGCTCGGTGTACCTGCGCTGCTACGAAGACCCCTACCATCACAGCCTCAAGCTGACCGAACGGGACCAGCCTGGGTTGGGGAATCTCGGCTGGCGGACCACCTCGGCCGACGCGCTAGAGCGGCGCGCTGCTGCGCTGGATAAGGCTGGTCTGGGGAAGGGCTGGACGAAGGGCGACCTCGGCGTCGGGCGTACGTTCGCGTTCGAAAGCCCCGACGGGCACCCGATGGAGCTGGTCTGGGAGGTCGAGAAGTTCAGTGCCCCGCCGGACCAGCGCAGCAAGATCCTGACGCGGCGGTCGAAGCGCCCGCTCCAGGGGCTGCCGCCACGCCGACTCGACCACGTCAACCTGATGGCGTCCGACGTCACCACCCAGAAGGAGCTCTTCGAGAAGACGCTGGGCTTCGGCACCCGGGAGCGGGTGGTCGACGCCGCGGCCGGCGGCACCGAGATCGGCGCCTGGATGAGCGTCAACATCCTCGGCCACGAGATGGCGATCATGCTCGACCAGACGGGGTCTCGGGGCCGGTTGCACCACCTGGCGTTCTGGTACGGGGTGCCGCAGCACAACACTGATGCGGCCGAACTGTGCCGGGAGTACGGCATCCAGATCGAGGCCGGTCCGGACGTGCACGGGATCACCCAGGGTGCCTTCCTCTATGTCTTCGAGCCCGGTGGTAACCGCATCGAGCTGTTCGGTAACTCCGGGATCCTGGAGATGGAGCCGGATTTCGAAACCGTCACCTGGGACCTGTCTGACTTCGACACCGCGCTCGCGATCGGCGGCGCGACACTGCCTGCCGAGACCTATTTTGTCTACGGCACCCCAGCCAACCCCGACCAGGACAAGCTGTTGACCCCCTGGAGTGCCCGCTAG
- a CDS encoding MCE family protein translates to MKRLLSARVLTAVLAIALLAGLIVSLAPNRTLQAVAYFSSSTGIYEDDEVRILGVPVGAIDKITPEGRQVRVEFHYDSAQKVPADAKAVIVAPSLVTTRYLQLAPRYVDGPTLADGASIPIDRTAVPVEWDQIKDQLFQLSSQLGPHTGDPNGPLADALRVGADTLRGQGKDINQTIAELSSAMTTLANGSDDIFGTVRNLQVFTSALVTSDEQIVEFGQRLASVATTLEQNKEQLGSALSDLRGTVSTVQQFVADNRDRLDGTVDQLADVTGVLAAQQEDLAWALHVAPTPVVDLYNSIHSSTASLHGKLALSNLKNPADFVCSAIGAAGKLDPQEAAEQCATYLGPLLNLLTMNYPPVAVQPLSRQGSVPVPASPRDATPSSGSSDVAPPVTGPGGLSELLIPQRSNR, encoded by the coding sequence GTGAAGCGGCTCCTCTCGGCCCGAGTCCTGACCGCGGTCCTGGCCATCGCCCTGCTCGCCGGCTTAATCGTGTCCCTGGCTCCGAACCGGACCTTGCAGGCGGTCGCCTACTTCTCCTCGAGCACCGGAATCTACGAGGACGACGAAGTCCGGATCCTCGGAGTTCCGGTGGGCGCGATCGACAAGATCACCCCGGAGGGGCGCCAAGTTCGAGTGGAGTTTCACTACGACTCGGCGCAGAAGGTTCCAGCCGACGCGAAGGCCGTCATCGTCGCACCGTCGCTGGTCACCACGCGCTATCTGCAGCTTGCCCCCCGCTACGTCGACGGCCCGACGCTTGCCGACGGCGCGAGCATCCCGATCGATCGCACCGCCGTGCCCGTCGAGTGGGATCAGATCAAGGACCAGCTTTTCCAACTGTCAAGCCAACTCGGACCGCACACCGGCGACCCGAACGGCCCGCTGGCGGACGCGCTGCGGGTCGGCGCCGACACGCTGCGCGGACAGGGCAAGGACATTAACCAGACCATCGCGGAGCTCTCCTCGGCGATGACCACTCTCGCGAACGGCAGCGACGACATATTCGGCACCGTCCGCAACCTGCAGGTGTTCACCTCGGCGCTGGTGACTAGCGACGAGCAGATCGTCGAGTTCGGGCAGCGACTCGCGTCCGTGGCCACCACACTTGAACAGAACAAGGAACAGTTGGGAAGTGCGCTCTCCGACCTGCGCGGCACCGTCAGCACGGTCCAGCAGTTCGTCGCGGACAACCGAGATCGCCTCGACGGCACGGTCGACCAGCTGGCTGACGTGACTGGAGTGTTGGCCGCACAGCAGGAAGACCTTGCATGGGCCCTACACGTCGCACCCACTCCGGTCGTCGACCTCTACAACTCCATCCACTCCTCGACCGCCTCGTTGCATGGCAAGCTCGCGCTGAGCAACCTGAAGAACCCCGCCGATTTCGTCTGCTCGGCGATCGGCGCGGCGGGCAAGCTCGATCCTCAAGAGGCGGCCGAGCAGTGCGCGACCTATCTCGGGCCACTGCTGAACCTGCTCACCATGAACTACCCGCCGGTGGCGGTCCAGCCGCTGAGCCGGCAGGGCAGCGTCCCGGTCCCCGCATCACCCCGGGACGCGACACCATCGTCCGGCTCGTCCGACGTGGCCCCACCGGTGACTGGCCCCGGTGGCCTTTCCGAGCTGCTCATACCCCAGAGGAGCAACCGATGA
- a CDS encoding MlaE family ABC transporter permease, giving the protein MSLDSLQSLFKRPFQWREAIQQMWFIIRVSIVPTLLVMLGFTLLVIFEVNLLLKDLGALDLAGAIAGIASIQQIGPFVTVVVIAGAGGTAICADLGSRTIREEIAAMQVLGIDPIQRLVVPRVIAMVVVGQVLNFIIGAGGLIGGYFFSIYLQGATPGAYVDSIPMFTGPAELAVSMIKAFVFGVIAALIACYRGLTVSGGSKGVGDAVNQAVVITVTVLVPVSLTITIVQFAVL; this is encoded by the coding sequence ATGTCTCTGGACTCCCTGCAAAGCCTATTCAAGCGCCCGTTCCAGTGGCGCGAGGCGATCCAGCAGATGTGGTTCATCATTCGCGTCTCGATTGTTCCGACGTTGCTGGTGATGCTCGGCTTTACGCTGCTGGTGATCTTCGAGGTCAACCTGCTACTGAAGGATCTGGGGGCGCTGGACCTCGCCGGCGCGATCGCGGGCATCGCCTCGATCCAGCAGATCGGACCGTTCGTAACGGTCGTCGTCATCGCCGGTGCCGGCGGGACAGCGATCTGCGCCGATCTGGGCTCCCGGACCATCCGTGAGGAGATCGCTGCGATGCAGGTGCTGGGAATCGACCCGATCCAGCGTCTCGTTGTTCCCCGGGTGATCGCGATGGTCGTCGTCGGCCAGGTGCTCAACTTCATCATCGGCGCCGGCGGCCTCATTGGAGGGTACTTCTTCTCTATCTATCTGCAGGGCGCCACCCCGGGGGCGTATGTCGACAGTATTCCGATGTTCACCGGCCCGGCCGAGCTCGCTGTCAGCATGATCAAGGCGTTCGTCTTCGGGGTGATCGCCGCGCTCATCGCCTGTTACCGCGGGCTCACTGTCTCGGGTGGTTCCAAGGGTGTGGGAGACGCGGTGAACCAAGCGGTTGTCATCACGGTCACCGTCCTTGTTCCGGTCAGCCTGACCATCACGATCGTCCAATTCGCAGTCCTGTAG
- a CDS encoding MCE family protein, whose amino-acid sequence MIRFSEKNPVLLGGLGLVVITIVLGLALNTDKLVNLTGSGYSALFGEAGGLKDGDPVKVGGFEIGRVTDVVLDGPDVRVDFRVTDRRVRLGQDTSASVSVATILGEKFLKLVPGGDDELSSATPIPRTRTTAPYDLPDALSTLTTKSEAIDLPELASALNTTATTLDGTAPQLKAALDGVKRLSQTISSRDQSLRELLNHTNGVTGVLAQRAQQLKLLIGDGNVLLAELQARREAITQLLANASALAHQLNGLVADNRTQLGPMLDRLNSVLAVLKQNEDNIAKILKGAGHFATSMGDALATGPFFQAYVENLIPGNLIPLSDYLPQVPSTPAPGGTR is encoded by the coding sequence ATGATCAGATTCAGCGAAAAGAACCCGGTCCTCCTCGGCGGGTTGGGTCTGGTCGTTATTACCATCGTGCTGGGGCTGGCGCTCAATACCGACAAACTCGTGAACCTCACCGGCTCCGGGTACAGCGCATTGTTCGGTGAAGCTGGCGGCTTGAAAGACGGGGACCCCGTTAAGGTCGGCGGCTTTGAGATCGGGCGGGTGACAGACGTTGTACTGGACGGACCGGACGTGCGGGTCGACTTCCGGGTGACGGACCGGCGTGTCCGGCTGGGCCAGGACACCTCGGCCAGCGTCAGCGTGGCCACCATCCTCGGCGAGAAGTTCCTCAAGCTCGTCCCGGGCGGAGACGACGAACTCTCCTCCGCGACGCCGATCCCTCGGACCCGAACCACGGCTCCCTACGACCTGCCCGACGCCTTGTCGACCCTGACCACCAAGTCCGAGGCTATCGACCTGCCCGAGCTGGCGAGTGCGCTGAACACCACCGCCACCACCTTGGACGGGACCGCGCCGCAGCTCAAGGCTGCGCTGGACGGGGTGAAAAGGCTGTCCCAGACGATCAGCTCCCGGGATCAATCACTGCGCGAACTCCTCAACCACACCAACGGGGTCACCGGTGTCCTCGCCCAGCGCGCCCAGCAGCTCAAGCTCCTGATCGGGGACGGCAACGTACTGCTCGCCGAGCTGCAGGCACGCCGGGAGGCAATCACCCAACTGCTGGCTAACGCATCGGCGCTGGCTCACCAGCTCAACGGGTTAGTCGCGGACAACCGGACACAGCTCGGGCCGATGCTGGATCGGCTGAACTCGGTCCTGGCGGTACTGAAACAGAACGAGGACAACATCGCCAAGATCCTCAAGGGGGCGGGCCATTTCGCGACAAGTATGGGAGACGCGCTGGCCACCGGCCCGTTCTTCCAGGCCTATGTGGAGAACCTGATTCCCGGCAACCTCATTCCGCTGTCCGACTACCTGCCTCAGGTCCCGTCGACTCCGGCACCGGGAGGCACCCGGTGA
- a CDS encoding FAD-dependent monooxygenase codes for MDTKDAAQRSVDVAIVGAGIGGLTLALALRRHGIGVEVFERAHELREVGAAVALAANGSRVLTDLGLGDQLASVSTVPSSLVYRHWGDARPLASHTVGDWYAERFGGPFWGIHRSDLQRVLADAWGSDGLHLGQALVELREHSAGVEFRFAGGSQVRARVVVGADGVHSTVRRSLTDDVPVYSGTTGFRGLVPIEALPSLPDPQAVQFWMGPGAHLLHYPIGAMVNFLAVIEGPPIWTEPLGTAIAADGELVGHFTGWHPAIIEMLTAVPQSPRWALLSLPSLARWSRDRIVLIGDAAHAMLPHHGQGANQTIEDAAVLADCLAEAGPDRYTVAFGCYERFRRARTRAVQLSSSATSGLLHLPDGPVARARDRELSRLVEKFGWIHAYDARNVVMGAS; via the coding sequence ATGGACACCAAGGATGCTGCGCAAAGAAGTGTCGATGTTGCAATCGTCGGCGCCGGTATCGGTGGATTGACCCTCGCCCTGGCGTTGCGTCGGCACGGCATCGGGGTAGAGGTATTCGAACGTGCCCATGAACTCCGTGAGGTCGGGGCGGCGGTCGCGCTGGCGGCTAATGGTTCGCGGGTGCTTACCGATCTGGGTCTCGGTGACCAGTTGGCATCGGTTTCGACCGTCCCGTCGAGCCTCGTCTATCGACACTGGGGCGACGCTCGCCCGCTCGCTTCTCATACGGTCGGGGATTGGTACGCCGAGCGGTTCGGCGGGCCGTTCTGGGGCATTCACCGCAGTGATCTGCAGCGGGTACTTGCTGACGCGTGGGGCAGCGACGGGCTCCACCTAGGCCAGGCCCTCGTTGAGCTTCGGGAGCATTCAGCCGGGGTGGAGTTCCGCTTCGCCGGCGGTTCGCAGGTGCGCGCCCGCGTCGTGGTCGGCGCCGACGGCGTGCACTCGACGGTCCGGCGATCGCTCACCGACGACGTCCCGGTGTACTCGGGCACCACCGGCTTCCGGGGCCTGGTCCCAATCGAGGCCCTCCCCTCACTACCCGACCCACAAGCCGTTCAGTTTTGGATGGGGCCCGGAGCTCATTTGCTTCACTACCCGATCGGCGCCATGGTCAACTTCCTCGCCGTCATCGAGGGGCCGCCGATCTGGACGGAACCGCTCGGTACCGCGATAGCTGCAGACGGGGAGCTGGTCGGACACTTCACCGGCTGGCACCCCGCCATCATCGAGATGCTGACAGCCGTGCCGCAGAGCCCGCGCTGGGCTCTGTTGAGCCTGCCCTCGCTCGCCCGCTGGAGCCGCGATCGGATCGTCCTCATCGGGGATGCCGCGCATGCCATGTTACCTCACCACGGTCAGGGCGCGAATCAAACCATCGAGGACGCCGCCGTGCTGGCGGATTGCCTCGCCGAGGCCGGACCAGACCGATACACCGTGGCATTCGGATGCTACGAGCGGTTCCGGCGGGCACGTACCCGAGCGGTCCAGCTCAGTTCGTCGGCTACGTCGGGGCTTCTGCACCTGCCCGACGGGCCAGTCGCGCGCGCCCGAGACCGCGAGCTGTCCCGTCTCGTGGAGAAGTTCGGCTGGATCCACGCCTACGACGCTCGCAACGTGGTCATGGGCGCATCGTAA